A window of Echeneis naucrates chromosome 13, fEcheNa1.1, whole genome shotgun sequence contains these coding sequences:
- the ap1s3a gene encoding AP-1 complex subunit sigma-3a produces MMTLVLSRPPRSCNFLQWKDLKIVYKRYASLYFCAGLEDQDNELLALEVLHRYVELLDKYFGNVCELDIIFNFEKAYFILDEFLMGGEVLETSKLAVGGAIEEADMLQETLEDYMSKPAY; encoded by the exons ATGATGACGCTGGTGTTGTCCCGTCCGCCACGTTCCTGCAACTTCCTCCAGTGGAAGGACCTGAAGATAGTTTACAAGAG GTATGCCAGTCTGTATTTCTGTGCAGGTCTGGAGGACCAAGATAATGAGCTGCTGGCCCTCGAGGTGCTACACAGATACGTGGAGTTGTTGGATAAATACTTTGGCAAC GTTTGCGAGCTGGACATCATTTTCAACTTTGAAAAGGCTTACTTCATCCTGGACGAGTTTCTGATGGGAGGAGAAGTCTTGGAAACGTCCAAACTAGCCGTGGGCGGCGCGATAGAGGAGGCGGACATGCTCCAGGAG ACGTTAGAGGACTACATGAGCAAACCGGCCTACTGA